In Helianthus annuus cultivar XRQ/B chromosome 3, HanXRQr2.0-SUNRISE, whole genome shotgun sequence, a single window of DNA contains:
- the LOC118490640 gene encoding tyrosine-protein phosphatase DSP1-like: MKLDQEAKQEGGHDMCRTIKFLEPLPKLSAMATGKVDATSDELYPPVNFSMVDYGIYRSSFPDSANFSFLTALGLRSIVYLCPEKYPEHNLEFLKSNRIQLFHFGMEGTKEPFFDIPEDTIREALKVVIDVRNHPLLIHCKRGKHRTGCLVGCLRKMQKWSLLSIFDEYHKFAAAKARVSDQRFMELFDASSLKR, encoded by the exons ATGAAACTGGACCAAGAAGCCAAACAAGAAGGTGGTCATGACATGTGCAGGACCATCAAGTTCCTTGAACCACTCCCCAAGCTCTCAGCAATGGCCACCGGAAAAGTGGACGCCACTAGCGACGAGCTATATCCACCTGTCAACTTCTCCATGGTCGACTACGGCATCTACCGGTCCAGCTTCCCGGACTCCGCCAACTTTTCGTTTCTTACCGCCCTAGGCCTCCGCTCTATCGT ATATCTGTGTCCTGAAAAATATCCGGAGCATAATTTGGAGTTCTTGAAGTCTAATCGGATTCAGTTGTTTCACTTTGGTATGGAAGGAACCAAG GAACCTTTTTTCGATATTCCCGAGGATACCATTCGAGAAGCATTAAAAGTTGTCATTG ATGTAAGAAATCACCCTTTGCTTATTCATTGCAAAAGAGGAAAG CATCGAACGGGTTGTCTAGTGGGATGCTTAAGAAAGATGCAGAAGTGGAGCCTACTTTCAATTTTTGATGAATACCATAAGTTTGCAGCTGCTAAAGCTAGAGTCTCAGATCAGAGATTCATGGAGCTGTTTGATGCCTCTAGCTTGAAGAGGTAA